Below is a genomic region from Hyphomicrobium nitrativorans NL23.
CGATCCTGGTGCAGATCCCGGTCTTCTTCGCGCTCTATAAGGTGCTGTTCGTTTCGATCGACATGCGCCACGCGCCGTTCTTCGGCTGGATCCAGGATCTCTCCGCGCCGGATCCGACGTCGATCTTCAACCTGTTCGGCCTGCTGCCGTACTCGGTGCCGGACTTCCTGATGCTTGGAATCTGGCCGGTCATCATGGGTATCACCATGTGGCTGCAGATGCAGTTGAACCCGCCGCAGCCCGATCCCATCCAGCAGAAGATTTTCAACTGGATGCCGCTGGTCTTCACGTTCCTGCTTGCGGGCTTCCCCGCCGGTCTCGTGATCTACTGGGCCTGGAACAACATCCTCTCGATCGTCCAGCAGTGGTACATTTCGAGCAAGCAGGGCGTCGAAATCCACCTCGTCGACAACATCAAGCGTCAGTTCGCGGGGCTCGGCCGCTTGTTCGGCCGCAAGCCCAAGAGCGAGTCGAAGGGATGACGACCGAGGCGCTCTTTTCGCCCGACGATCTCGCGGCGGGCGAGCGTCTCGTCGCCAAGCCCTGGCGTTTCATCAAGGGTGTCGTCGCGCTCGACGGCCTGCCCGACGAGGGCTGGACGGAGGTGGCCTTCGCGGGCCGCTCCAACGTCGGCAAGTCGAGCCTGATCAACGCCATGGTGCGCAACGGCGGACTTGCGCGCACGTCCAACACGCCCGGCCGCACGCAGGAACTCAACTTCTTCGCGCCCGCCGAAGCGCCGCTCTATCTCGTGGATATGCCGGGTTACGGGTTTGCGCGTGCGCCGAAAGACAAGGTCGAGGCATGGACCGCGCTGGTGCGCGCGTATCTCGCCGGACGGCCGACGCTGCGGCGCGTGTTCCTGCTCATCGATAGCCGGCATGGGCTGAAGCCGCCCGACCGCGAGATCATGAAGATGCTCGATGCGACGGCGGCGCCCTATCAGATCGTGCTGACGAAGAGCGACAAGATCAAGGTGCCGGAGCTCGCTGCCGTCAAGGCGGCGACGGAGGCGGCGCTCAAGAGCCACGCGGCGGCGTTTCCGACGGTGCTTGCGACATCGTCCGAAAAGGATGTCGGGATCGAAGAGTTGCGCGCGACGTTGGCGGCGCTTCTCAACGGCTAAGATCTCTCGATTTGCAGGGCCGCGCGCCAGAGGGCGCATTTCTCCGCAAATGTGCGGGCGGCGTGCGCGGGGCTGGTCGAGGGCAGCGCCGTTACGATGACGTGCGGCGGACAGTGCCGGGCCGCATGTCTTTTGAAACTTGCGGCTGCCTTTCCGCCGTTGAGACCGATGTGCGTGAGCTGCGGGTGGTCGGCGAAAAAGCGCGCGAAGTCGTTCGGCACTTCGTCACGGATGTTCGAGTCCAAGCTGCCGGGCCGGACGCAGGATTTGAGAACGTCCCACACCGCAATGCCGTGTGCGCGCAGCACTTCGGTGCGCTTCCGATAGGGGAGGTCCGGGCTGGCGCCGACGATTTCTCCCATGATGCGCCAGAACACGTTGTGGGGATGCGCGTAGTATTGGCCAGCCGTGAGCGAAGCCTCGCCCGGCATGCTGCCGAGAATGAGGATGCGCGCATCGGGTGCCGAGATCGGCGGGAAGCTTCGGACGATGGGCGGCGCGGTGTCGGGATGAGGCATGCTTAGCGCTCTGCTCAGCCGCCGAAGTGGCGGGCGAACATGATCTGCAGGACGACCCAGCCCGTCTCGCCGAACTTTGCAAGCAGGCCACCCGCCACGGCTGCTCCGATCCATCCGGCCCACTTGAGCGCCGTGCGGCTATAATTGATCGCGACTTTGACGTCGACGAGTTGATCGGGCAGCGCGGTTTCCGCGGTCATGCCGTCGGCGCCGACCGTACGGGCCGAGACGATGAGCTGTAGCTGGCGGCGTCCGCGCGCCATCGGGGTGAGAGTCCAGCGCCAGCTTGCGTATTCGTCGTTGCCGAGCCCGAGCACGTTCTCGATCCACTGCGTCTCGGGCGAGCGGTTCTCGATGGTGAAGCCGCCGCCGGGCGATCTCAGCCGCACCGACATGGCCTTGGTCACGACGATCTCGTGGCGGAACGCGGCGCCGCCGCCCGCAAGACCTTCGGCCAGCGCCTTGACATCCGCGCGCGCGATGCGGGCTTCCGCCACGACGGGAATGCCGACGCGCATCCGGCGGGGAATGTTTTCGATGAGCTGTCCGGCTTCGATCAGCGGCCAGGAGCCGACGAATGGTCCGGATGAAGCGGCTCGGCGGCGTTCGCGTTGGGGCGGTGGTGCTGACGGGGCTGCTGCGTAGCCTTCGTCCCACGATGCGGGCAGGTTGCTGCCCCGCGGCGGCAGTCCGCCGTGCGTTTCGGTCCGAACCTCGAAGTGGTCGTTGGCTTGAGGAGATGGCGCGGTCTGCTGAGGCTCGGGCGGCCATTCCGTATGTGAGGGATCATGCTCGTACGCGCGATCCGTCGGAGCTGCCGGAGGCTCGGGCGCCGGGACAGGTGCAGGCGGCGGCGCCGGGGCCGTGCGCGGCGGCAGTGGGCTACCGCGATCGGGATAATTGGCGCGTGGCAGATGTGCGGGCGTGGATGGCTCGGGTTCACCCGGCGCGCTCGCGCCCTGGGGCTTGCGGGCTTCGAGGCGCTCGCGGGCGGCCGCGAGGATTTCTTCCGTGGTGGCCGGCCGTGCGGGCTCGGGAGCGGGCGGTTGCGTGGGCGGACCGGTCCGCTCGCCGAACGGTGATGGCGGCTGTGTCGGCGGGCTCGTCCGCTCGTCATTCGGCGGCGGTTCGAGCGGAGGCCCGGTTCTCTCGCCGTGCGGCGGAGCATACTCGACCGGGGCCGGTTGCGTGGGCTCTGGCAGCCGTTGCGGCGGTAGCGGCTGAGGCGCGGGAGACGGCGGCGCGGCGGTCACGTGCTGAAGCGCGCGGATCGCTTCCTCGAACGTCAGGCCCTGCACACGCAACATATGAGCGGCCGGGCTCTTTCCGTCGCCGACGATGGCCGCGAGCACGATGGCGCCGTTGATCTCGCGGCGCCGGCCCTGGCGCGCGGCGGCGGCAGCGGCTTCGAGGATGCGCCGGAGGTCAGCCGAGATGGCGATGGGCTGACCGCTCGACGGATCGATCCGGTCATCGAATCGGCCGAGGTGATCGGAGACTTCCGCCGTCAGGCGATGCAGATCGATGTGGCTCGCCTTGAGGACGACGGTCGCTTCGGGGTCCTCGGCCAGCGCGAGCAGGAGATGCTCAAGCGTGACCTCGCGGTGGGCTTGGGCAGTCGCGTAATCGGCGGCACGGGTGAGCGTCGCCGTCAGGAACGGCGACATCGGGATGCGGGCCAGTTCGTCGACGATCATGGCCGTCATTCAGGCTCCCTCCGGGGCGCCCGTGCGCGCTGTTCCGGCGCAAGCCGACCAAATCCCCCAGCCATCGAATCTTCCATGCAGGATATGACGTTATGATGCCAGCGGGGGCAAGGCTGGACCTCGCCCCGCGTCAAGGCAACGCGTTTGTGTGACATGCGATTGTGTGGGAATTCCGTTGAGCCGGACGGTCGTGGGGTATATGTGCTCGCCTTGTTGGATCGGGGGGCGAGTGGCCTCGCCAACTCGACGTCAATCCCGACGCGGCTCGTGTTTCTCGACAGGGCCTCGCCGCAGGTCGATGTGTGTGCACGACGAGCAGTAGAGAGCGCAGGGACGATATGGCGAACGCGACGGATGCGCCGGCTCAGGCCCGGCAGGGTTTCAATACCGCCGACATCCCGGCCCATGTGAAGGCGCGCATTCTCGCCGAGGCGCTGCCCAACATGCTGCGCTACGACGAGGAGACGGTCGTCATCAAGTTCGGCGGCCACGCCATGGGCGACCAGGCGCTCTCCGACGCCTTCGCGAAAGACATCGTCTACCTCAAGCAATCGGGCGTGAACCCGATCGTGGTGCATGGCGGCGGGCCGCAGATCGCCAACATGCTTTCGAAGCTCGAAATCAAGTCCGAGTTCAAGAACGGCCTGCGCGTGACCGACAAGGCGACGGTTCAGATCGTGGAGATGGTGCTCGCGGGCGCCATCAATAAGGACATCGTGTCCGCCATCAACCGGCAGGGCGGCAAGGCCGTCGGGATTTGCGGCAAAGACGCCAATCTCATGATCGCGCGCAAGATCACCGAGATGGCGGATCCCGAGAGCAGCGAGATGCTGCCGGTCGATATCGGTTTCGTGGGCGATCCGGTGCAGGTCAACCCGCATATCGTGGATGTGATCTCGAAGTCGGATCTCATCCCCGTCATTGCGCCTATCGGCATCTCGTTCGAGGGCGAGACGCTCAACATCAATGCGGATTCGTTCGCGTCCGCGCTCGCGGCGAGGATGAAGGCGAAACGCCTGCTGCTGCTGACCGATGTGGACGGCGTGCTCGACAAGACCGGGCAACTCGTCGCCGAGCTTAGCATCGAAGAAGCTCAAGAGCTGATCCGCAACGGAACCATCACGGGCGGTATGATCCCCAAGATCGAGGGCTGCATCGAGGTGGTCGAAGCGGGCGTCGAAGCGGTCGTCATCATCAACGGCAAGGTTGCGCATAGCGTGCTGCTGGAGCTTTTGACCGATCATGGCGCGGGAACGCTGCTCGGACGGCGCCGGCGGAAGGCGAGGTCGGCCTGATGGCGACGGGCGATCCTCGCGGAGCCGCAGATCGCGTGCCGGAGGGTGCCCCGACCGAGACGCCCCTGTTGCTCGCGCCGAGGCCGGACGCGGTGCCGCGCGGCTTTGCGGCCACCAAGGTCTGGATCTTCGATCTCGACAACACACTCTACCCCGCGGAATGCAACCTGTTCGCGGAAGTGGACCGGCGGATGGGCGAGTTCATCGCCCATTATCTCGGCGTGCCGTTCGCGCATGCCCGGCATCTGCAGAAAGCCTATTACCGGCAGTTCGGGACCACGCTCGCCGGACTGATGCGAATTCACAAGCTCGATCCGACCGAGTTCCTCGCCTATGTGCACGACATCGATCTCTCGACGGTGCCGGAGCTGCCGGACCTTCGCGCCGAGATCGCGACGTTGCCGGGGCGGCGGCTCATCTACACGAACGGCTCGAAACGGCATGCCGAGCGCGTGGCCGAAAAGCTTGGCGTGCTCGATCTCTTCGACGGTATTTGCGACATCGCGGCGTGCGATTACGTCCCGAAGCCTGCGGCGGAAGCGTTCGAGCGCATGATCAAGCGCCATGGCGTTGCGCCCGAGGAAGCGGCCATGTTCGAGGATATGCCGATGAACTTGCGCGTTCCGCACGATCTCGGCATGACGACGGTGCTCGTGCATTCGAGCTATCTCGATCATCCCGTGCAGACCGAGATGAAGCGGTGGAGCGAGCTTCCCGACCACATCCATCACATGACGCTCGATTTGAGGGCGTTTTTGGCGAGTACGGCGCGCGCCGCGCGCTGAGGCACATTCGCTCTTCTGTTGCGTTATGCTGGATGGGCCTCGCGCGGGCCGATCTCGAAGGGAGCTTGCCGGATGACGCGCCACCATCGCGACGAAACGGGCGATCTGCGCTATCCCGCGCGCCGGCGCGCTCTTGTTGCGCTGGGCGGTGCTGCGATCGCCTGGGTGGCACGGCCCGCACGCGCAGCACGTACGGATCTCGCCTCGCCAGACGTTCACCTTGCGCACGGCGGCATTCGCGCCTTCGACCGTTATGGGCCAGATTCGCAGCATCAGGCGCTGATCGACGCCGCGCAGCGCTGCGTTTCTGCGGGCGAGGCGTGTCTGGCTCGCGGCTCGCGCAGCGAAGCGGTGGCCCACATGGTGGCCTCTTGCGGCGATGTCGCGCGTGCGTCGCGTTTCGATGCGAACATGCTCACGGATGCGGTGGCGCGGGCGGCGGCTTTTTGCGCAGATTGCGAGAGCGAATGTCGCGCGCGCGGCGACGCCGCGTTTCAGATCTGCGCCGATGCGTGCGCCGCGTTCGTGACGGAGAGCCGAAAGCTTACGCAGGCGTCATGAGAGGAGAGCGGGCTAGCCCTGCTTTTCCCAGCGGCCGTTCTCGGATTGGCGCCAGTAGGTGACGGCGCAGCCTGCGTCGCGCGCGGCTTTCCACTGGCTGCGCGCCTTGGCGGTTGCGTCCGGATCGCGGCCGTCGAACAGGCAAACGATACGCACGAAGCCTTCGAATGCGCTCGCTTCGGCCCCATCGACGAGGAAGCGCACGCCCGCGCCGTTCGGCGTTTCATCGCTTGTCGTGAGATAAATCGGCTGGCGCGCCGGATCGCCGTCGCGTGCGGTGCCGTGCGGCAGGAAGCTCTCGTCGCTGTAGGTCCACAGCGTGAGATCCAGCGCTTCGAGCCGCTCCGCGCTTCCCGATTGCACGACAGCCTTCCACCCTCGTTCGAGCGTGCGTTCGAGAAGCGACGGCAACACACGTTCGAGCGGGTGGTGCTCAAGGTGGTAGAAGAGAACTTCTGTCTTGTCCGTGTCGCTCACAACGTCCTTCGCTCAGAAATTCTGCAATGGGTCTTGAAGCCGCGTGAGAGGTCGCCTATCTGTGTTCGTCCGGTGCGGCGCCATCTTGGGTGACGCCCGTGCGGGCGGTGAGCTGAGCAGCATCTTCGGGTTCGCTGTTGTTGCTCCCGCCCGCTGCGATTCTCAGCAGGTTTTCGTTACATTCTATATCGATGCCGTCGGCGCCCACGCTGCGATGACGATCGGCTGCGCGTTATCGTCTTCGCGTCCAACTTCTAGCGCTTCTTGCGATACTTCTTCGGCACCATGCCGGCGTCCGTCAGCGCATCGATGCAGCGCGGGCTCAGGTTTCCGCGACGGCCGGCGAGCTGCATGCAGCTGCGCATCTGGGGCGTCCGCGCTTTGTAGTGCGGGCAATGGCGATTGTAATCGCCCTTGCAGGCGTTCTCGACGCGCTTGCTGTACGCGGCGGCATCGCTCGGCATCAAAGTCACCGCCGCAGCGGCGAGCGGAAGTGCGCAGATGACGCCGAGGAGGGCGGTCTTCACAGCGCGGGGTTGGAACACCTTGGACATACGCTTTTCCTTTTTTACTTTTGCACGGCTCGCCCGGCTGGATCCGCGCGGAAACTAGCCGCTTAGAGGCTTCGACGCCAGTCCGGGTTGATTGGCAAAAGTCCTGCTCGCGCACGGCGACTAGCGGCGACCCTTCGATGCGAACGGGTTGTCGCCCTTGCGCAGGTTGAACCGGATGGGGACACCGGGAAGGCCGAACGCCGTCCGGAGGCTATTCGTGAGATATTTCAAATAGGTCTTCGGCACGGCCTCGGGCCTTGAGCAGAACGCGACGAAGGTCGGCGGGCGCGTCGAGGGCTGCGTGACGTAGCGGATCTTGAGGCGGCGGCCGGAAGGAGCGGGCGGGGCGTGGCGGGCCAGCGCTTCGCCGAGCCAGCGGTTCAGTTCGTGGGTCGGAACGCGCCGGTTCCAGATTTCGGCGGCGCGGACGATGGCCTTGAGCAGCTTATCGAGCCCCTTTTCGCTCATGGCGGAGATCGGCACGACCGCGACGCCGGGCACTTGGGAAAGGCCATCGGCAACCTTGGACGTGAGCCCCTTCAGAATCTGCTGCTTGTCTTCGACGACGTCCCATTTGTTGACCGCGATGACGAAGGCGCGGCCTTCTTCGGTCGCAAGGTCGGCGATGGTGAGATC
It encodes:
- the yihA gene encoding ribosome biogenesis GTP-binding protein YihA/YsxC produces the protein MTTEALFSPDDLAAGERLVAKPWRFIKGVVALDGLPDEGWTEVAFAGRSNVGKSSLINAMVRNGGLARTSNTPGRTQELNFFAPAEAPLYLVDMPGYGFARAPKDKVEAWTALVRAYLAGRPTLRRVFLLIDSRHGLKPPDREIMKMLDATAAPYQIVLTKSDKIKVPELAAVKAATEAALKSHAAAFPTVLATSSEKDVGIEELRATLAALLNG
- a CDS encoding DNA-deoxyinosine glycosylase: MPHPDTAPPIVRSFPPISAPDARILILGSMPGEASLTAGQYYAHPHNVFWRIMGEIVGASPDLPYRKRTEVLRAHGIAVWDVLKSCVRPGSLDSNIRDEVPNDFARFFADHPQLTHIGLNGGKAAASFKRHAARHCPPHVIVTALPSTSPAHAARTFAEKCALWRAALQIERS
- a CDS encoding Clp protease N-terminal domain-containing protein translates to MTAMIVDELARIPMSPFLTATLTRAADYATAQAHREVTLEHLLLALAEDPEATVVLKASHIDLHRLTAEVSDHLGRFDDRIDPSSGQPIAISADLRRILEAAAAAARQGRRREINGAIVLAAIVGDGKSPAAHMLRVQGLTFEEAIRALQHVTAAPPSPAPQPLPPQRLPEPTQPAPVEYAPPHGERTGPPLEPPPNDERTSPPTQPPSPFGERTGPPTQPPAPEPARPATTEEILAAARERLEARKPQGASAPGEPEPSTPAHLPRANYPDRGSPLPPRTAPAPPPAPVPAPEPPAAPTDRAYEHDPSHTEWPPEPQQTAPSPQANDHFEVRTETHGGLPPRGSNLPASWDEGYAAAPSAPPPQRERRRAASSGPFVGSWPLIEAGQLIENIPRRMRVGIPVVAEARIARADVKALAEGLAGGGAAFRHEIVVTKAMSVRLRSPGGGFTIENRSPETQWIENVLGLGNDEYASWRWTLTPMARGRRQLQLIVSARTVGADGMTAETALPDQLVDVKVAINYSRTALKWAGWIGAAVAGGLLAKFGETGWVVLQIMFARHFGG
- the argB gene encoding acetylglutamate kinase, encoding MANATDAPAQARQGFNTADIPAHVKARILAEALPNMLRYDEETVVIKFGGHAMGDQALSDAFAKDIVYLKQSGVNPIVVHGGGPQIANMLSKLEIKSEFKNGLRVTDKATVQIVEMVLAGAINKDIVSAINRQGGKAVGICGKDANLMIARKITEMADPESSEMLPVDIGFVGDPVQVNPHIVDVISKSDLIPVIAPIGISFEGETLNINADSFASALAARMKAKRLLLLTDVDGVLDKTGQLVAELSIEEAQELIRNGTITGGMIPKIEGCIEVVEAGVEAVVIINGKVAHSVLLELLTDHGAGTLLGRRRRKARSA
- a CDS encoding pyrimidine 5'-nucleotidase, with product MATGDPRGAADRVPEGAPTETPLLLAPRPDAVPRGFAATKVWIFDLDNTLYPAECNLFAEVDRRMGEFIAHYLGVPFAHARHLQKAYYRQFGTTLAGLMRIHKLDPTEFLAYVHDIDLSTVPELPDLRAEIATLPGRRLIYTNGSKRHAERVAEKLGVLDLFDGICDIAACDYVPKPAAEAFERMIKRHGVAPEEAAMFEDMPMNLRVPHDLGMTTVLVHSSYLDHPVQTEMKRWSELPDHIHHMTLDLRAFLASTARAAR
- a CDS encoding DNA polymerase III subunit chi, which gives rise to MSDTDKTEVLFYHLEHHPLERVLPSLLERTLERGWKAVVQSGSAERLEALDLTLWTYSDESFLPHGTARDGDPARQPIYLTTSDETPNGAGVRFLVDGAEASAFEGFVRIVCLFDGRDPDATAKARSQWKAARDAGCAVTYWRQSENGRWEKQG